TAGCCGATTCGCTCAAGAAATATGTAAGTTCCTGTTAAATAATAATGTAAAACTTATAATAGTTGCTTGTAATACTGCCTCGGCCTTTGCTTTGGAGAAACTTCAAAAACTTCCGGTTCCTGTGCTTGGTGTTATTGTGCCTGGCGCGATGGCGGCACTCAAAGGCACAAAAAATTTAAGAGTTGGCGTTATAGGAACGCATGGCACTGTTCAAAGTAGATCTTACATTAAGGCCATAAAAAAACTAAATCCGCGAGTAAATGTTTTTTCAAACGCGTGCCCGCTTTTTGTGCCTCTTGTAGAAGAGGGCTGGCTTACAAAGCCGGTTACTTATGAAATTGCAAAAGAGTACATTGCGCCGCTTAAAGCAAAAAAAATAGATGTACTGGTATTAGGGTGCACCCATTATCCGCTTTTAAAAAAGGTTATAGGTGTGGTTGCCGGTAAAAATGTCAGGTTAATTGATTCTGCAAGTGCCACCGCCCTTTGTGCAAGAGATGTTTTAAAAGAAAAAAATATGCTTAGCTCAAAAAAACGCGGGTCTTACAAGTTTTTTGTAAGCGATGCCCCTGAGAAGTTTAAAAGCGTGGGCGAGAAATTTTTAGGCAGGAAAATTCAGCCGGTTGTAAAAATAAACTTTGACTGATTTTTTGTATGTGAGGGTAAAAATGAAATATGAAATATCTGTAGAAAAGTACTTTTCAGCCGCGCACGCTTTGCGTGAGTATAAAGGCAAGTGTGAAAGGTTGCACGGTCATAACTGGCGAGTTTTGGTTGTGGTGGGCGCCCAGAAACTTAATAGTATTGGAATGGTTATGGATTTTTCAGAACTTAAAAAAATGTTAGAGGGAGCGTTTTCAAATTTAGACCATTCATTTTTAAACGAAACGAAGCCGTTTGATAAAACAAACCCTACAGCAGAAAACATAGCTGAGTATATTTTAAACGGAATAAAAGCCCAATTGCCAGGCGGGGTTTTGGCGCGAAAGGTTTGTGTTTGGGAAAGTGAAGCATCTTGCGCTTGTGTTTATGGTGATTAAAGTGAATAAAAATAAAAAAGCGGTGGTTTTACTTTCCGGCGGGTTAGATTCTTCAACTGTGCTTTATTACGCCATAAAAAAAGGATATGAGTGCAGCTGTCTTTTTTTTGATTATGCGCAAAGGCATAAAAAAGAAGTCAAGTCAGCTAAACAGCTTGCGAAAAGTGCCGGACTAAAATTGCAAATAGTAAATATATCGCTTCCCTGGACAAAAAGCTCACTTATAAACAAAGAGCAAAAAATTCCTGTAAAAAATAATTTTAAAAAACAATCTGGCGCACCCACACAATTTAGGCAATTGCCCTCAACCTATGTGCCCGGCAGAAATACAATTTTTATTTCTTTCGCGCAATCACTTGCCGAAAGTATTGGCGCACAGAAAATATTTATTGGAGCAAACGCTGTAGATTATTCTGGTTACCCCGACTGCAGGCCAAAATATTACAAGGCGCTTAATTGTGTTTTAAAAGAAATCGGTGCCGGCATTAAAATAGAAGTGCCTTTAATAAATTTGAATAAAACCCAAATAATAAAACTTGGGCAAAAACTTGGTGTGCCTTTTGAAAAAACCTGGTCGTGTTATAAAGGCGAAGCAAAACCTTGCGGTGTGTGCGACTCTTGCCGTTTTCGTGCGGCTGGTTTTAGCAATGCCGGTGCAATTGACCCTGTTGGGAACCAATAATGACAGCAAGTTTTGCCAATATTTACGAGATTTTTTGTTCTTTTCAAGGCGAGGGCGTTTATTTAGCCCAGCCGCAAATTTTTGTACGTTTTTCGGGTTGTAATTTGGAGTGTTTTTACTGTGATACGCAAAAAACCAGGCAGGCAAATGCTGGAAAGAAATACTCTGTTACACAAACACTTGAAAAAATAATAGCTCTAAAAAAAAGTAAATTAAATCCGGAAGTGGTTTCTTTTACAGGTGGCGAGCCCATGTTGCATGCAGATTTTATTGCTGTGCTTGCGCCAATGCTAAAAAAATCAGGCCTTAAAATTTACTTAGAAACAAATGGCACAATGCCTCAAGAGTTTGAAAAAATAAAAAAATATATAGATGTTGTGGCAATGGATATTAAACTCCCTTCTGCTTGCGGTAAAGAGTTGTGGCAAGTTCATAAAGCATTTCTTAAAAGTTCAGTCAAAAAAGTATTTGTAAAAATAGTGCTTGAAAATAAAACGACAGTAATGGAGTTTTCAAAAGCGGTGTCGCTTGTTGGCTCTGTATCAAAAAATATTCCGGTGGTTTTACAACCGGCAACATTACCAAAAAATAAAAAAATTAACCTTAAAAAGTTATGGGATTTTTATAACTTGGCAAGCAACAAACTTATAAATGTGCGCATTGTAGAGCAGATGCACAAATATTGGAGTGTTAGGTAATATATTCAAAAACCATAAGAAGCAGTCATAAAAAAGCACCTTTACATTTAATTACATAAAGGTGCTTTTTCTATTTACAATAACAGTTTTTAAATTTATTGGAAATGGATTGGTTTACTTTGAGGATTTTTTTGTTTTTGCGGCAGGTTTCTTTTTTGAAGTTTTTGTTTTAGTTGATTTTGATTTTTTTACAGTTGTAATACCGGTAGATTTTTTTATTTCCTGAGTTTCCGTTGTTTTGGTGCTTAATGAAACCTCTTGAGCAACGGCACTTTGGGTTGTCTTTACTGTTTCAGAAGATGAGATCATTTTTTGCTTAGGAGTACTTTCTTTACTTGCAGGATATAGCTCTACGGCGGCCTGGGTGCTTGAGAGTTTTTCGTATTTGTTTTCTTCTTCTTTATCTTTTAAGGCACCTTGTGTGTAAACGCACCGGGGGTTCCATAAAAGCCAGTCGCCAACACCGTTATCGTAACACGCTTGAATTTGCGCGCGAACCTGTTTTGGTCCATAGTGAGCACCAAGCGAAAAATCTTGCAGCCATGGCCTTAACTTTATTGAATTTTTACCCATGCCCTTTTTTGCGCCTTTAATGCTTATGTAAACGGTTTTATAAGGGTTTAGGTTTGGGTTTGCAATTCCATACTCGTCTTTTGCGTAGTGAGATGGGTAAACCATAGGGCACACAAAGTCAATATGTTCCGACATTTCCACCATTTTTTGACCGATGCCCATGCCGTTTGTGACGGTTGTGGTCAAACCAAAAACATCTATTGATGTATTTATTCCTTTCTTGCGCAATCTTTCATTTGCAAGTTTAAGAAAATCGACTAACGCCACAGAGGCGGTTAAGGAAGAATGTTTTTGGCTGTAACGGCACCCTTTGGTTTGCCCATCGGATGGGAAACGAATGTAATCAAACTGGACTTCTTCAAAACCAAGGTCTGCCGCATGCTCTGCAAGGCCTATGTTATATTCCCAAGCATCTTTGTTGTATGGGTCAAGCCATGTTAATCCTTTTCTGTCTTTCCAAAGTTCGCCGGTAGAGGTTTTTACGGCCATAGCTGGATTTTTTCTTGGTGCAATATCATCCTTAAAAACAACAATTCTTGCAACGGTGTAGATACCTTTTGATTTTAAGTGTTCCAGATATGTTTTTATATCAGGGATGGCGTTTAGCGTTGCTTTGTACGTGTCAGCCGGTTTGTAGCCCGGAACATAAATTTGACCTTCGTACTCTTTAATATCAATAACAGTGCAGTTTAGCTCGGTTTCATCAATTAATTTTTCAAATTTTGCGCGCAGTTTTTTTGAGCCTGCAACCCATGCAGTAAGGTGAATGCCACGCACATACTTCGGGGTTTGTGCAGGCGGAGTTTCTTTTTGGGTTTGCTCAGTTAAAGGGGGCACAGAATTTTCCT
The window above is part of the Endomicrobiales bacterium genome. Proteins encoded here:
- the murI gene encoding glutamate racemase gives rise to the protein MNLKPIGIFDSGVGGLTVMAEVAKLLPGEDIIYFGDTARVPYGSKSKEAVSRFAQEICKFLLNNNVKLIIVACNTASAFALEKLQKLPVPVLGVIVPGAMAALKGTKNLRVGVIGTHGTVQSRSYIKAIKKLNPRVNVFSNACPLFVPLVEEGWLTKPVTYEIAKEYIAPLKAKKIDVLVLGCTHYPLLKKVIGVVAGKNVRLIDSASATALCARDVLKEKNMLSSKKRGSYKFFVSDAPEKFKSVGEKFLGRKIQPVVKINFD
- the queD gene encoding 6-carboxytetrahydropterin synthase QueD, which produces MKYEISVEKYFSAAHALREYKGKCERLHGHNWRVLVVVGAQKLNSIGMVMDFSELKKMLEGAFSNLDHSFLNETKPFDKTNPTAENIAEYILNGIKAQLPGGVLARKVCVWESEASCACVYGD
- the queC gene encoding 7-cyano-7-deazaguanine synthase QueC, with amino-acid sequence MNKNKKAVVLLSGGLDSSTVLYYAIKKGYECSCLFFDYAQRHKKEVKSAKQLAKSAGLKLQIVNISLPWTKSSLINKEQKIPVKNNFKKQSGAPTQFRQLPSTYVPGRNTIFISFAQSLAESIGAQKIFIGANAVDYSGYPDCRPKYYKALNCVLKEIGAGIKIEVPLINLNKTQIIKLGQKLGVPFEKTWSCYKGEAKPCGVCDSCRFRAAGFSNAGAIDPVGNQ
- a CDS encoding 7-carboxy-7-deazaguanine synthase QueE; amino-acid sequence: MTASFANIYEIFCSFQGEGVYLAQPQIFVRFSGCNLECFYCDTQKTRQANAGKKYSVTQTLEKIIALKKSKLNPEVVSFTGGEPMLHADFIAVLAPMLKKSGLKIYLETNGTMPQEFEKIKKYIDVVAMDIKLPSACGKELWQVHKAFLKSSVKKVFVKIVLENKTTVMEFSKAVSLVGSVSKNIPVVLQPATLPKNKKINLKKLWDFYNLASNKLINVRIVEQMHKYWSVR
- a CDS encoding putative glycoside hydrolase: MNKKLFLKPLIIPLLSAIVVIFAYKMIFSQQENSVPPLTEQTQKETPPAQTPKYVRGIHLTAWVAGSKKLRAKFEKLIDETELNCTVIDIKEYEGQIYVPGYKPADTYKATLNAIPDIKTYLEHLKSKGIYTVARIVVFKDDIAPRKNPAMAVKTSTGELWKDRKGLTWLDPYNKDAWEYNIGLAEHAADLGFEEVQFDYIRFPSDGQTKGCRYSQKHSSLTASVALVDFLKLANERLRKKGINTSIDVFGLTTTVTNGMGIGQKMVEMSEHIDFVCPMVYPSHYAKDEYGIANPNLNPYKTVYISIKGAKKGMGKNSIKLRPWLQDFSLGAHYGPKQVRAQIQACYDNGVGDWLLWNPRCVYTQGALKDKEEENKYEKLSSTQAAVELYPASKESTPKQKMISSSETVKTTQSAVAQEVSLSTKTTETQEIKKSTGITTVKKSKSTKTKTSKKKPAAKTKKSSK